GCTCGGCCGCTGAGATACGCTTGCGGATGTCGGCGGTGGCGCGGCGGATTTCAGATTCTGAACGCTTCGGCGCGGGCGGCGGCGCGGGCTCGAATTTCGCGTGCGGCGTGTCGGTGCGCGTCTTGTCTGCTGCAAGCACAAGCGCACGATAGTCGGACAGGTCGCCATCATAAGGCGCAGCGCGGCCTTCATTGACCAGCCAGAGCCGGTCCGCCGTCGCCTCAGCGAGGTAGACATCGTGCGTGATGAGAAGGACAGCGCCTTCATAATCGTTGAGCGCGTGGATGAGCGCTTCGCGGCTGTCGATGTCGAGGTGACTGGTCGGCTCGTCGAGGATCATAATGTTCGGCTTCTGCAGCGCCATCAGACCGAGCAGTAGCCGCACTTTCTCGCCGCCCGAAAGCTTCTCGACCTTGGTCTCGGCCTTGTCCCGGTTGAAGCCGATATTGGCGACGATGGAGCGGACCTGCCCATCGGTCGCGGTCGGGCGCAGGCGGCGGACATGGTCGAGTGCATTGTCGCCTGCGGAAAGCTCATCGAGCTGGTCCTGGCTGAAATAACCGACATTGACCTTGGGCGCCGCGACGCGGTTGCCCTCGAGCAGTTTGAGGCGCCCGGCTATGGATTTGACGAGGGTCGATTTGCCCTGCCCGTTTGCGCCGACGATCGCGATCCGGTCATCATTATCGACGCGCAGATGCACACCGCGCAGGACCGGGTGGCCCTCTGCATAGCCGAGCGCGGCGTCATCCAGCACGAAAAGCGGTGAGGCAAGCTCTTCCGGCGTCGGGAAATCAAATGCATGCGTGCGGGCTTCGAGCGGGATGACGATATCCTGCATCCGCTCCAGCATCTTGATGCGGGACTGGGCCTGCGTCGCCTTGGAGGCCTTGGCGCGGAAGCGGTCGACAAAGCTCTGCAGGTGGGCGCGTTCCTTGTCCTGCTTGGCCTTCTGGGCTTCGAGCTGGGCGAGCTGTTCGGCGCGCTTTTTCTGCCAGCTGTCATAATTGCCGGGATGGACAAAGAGCTTGAGGTTCTCCAGCGCCAGGATGTGCGTCACGGAGTTATTCAACAGCTCCCGGTCGTGGCTGACGAGCAGCACGGTGTGCGGGTATTGCTTCAGATAGGTCTCAAGCCAGGCGGCGCCTTCAAGATCGAGATAGTTGGTCGGCTCATCGAGCAGCAGCAGGTCAGGTTCTGCGAAAAGAACACCTGCGAGCGCGGCGCGCATGCGCCAGCCGCCGGAGAATTCCTTACAGGCGCGCGAAAGGTCTGACTGGGCGAAGCCGAGGCCAGTAAGGATGGTCGATGCGCGCGCTTCGCCCGACCAAGCGTCGATGGCGGTGAGACGCTCATGCACATCGGCAAGCTCTT
This genomic interval from Thalassovita mediterranea contains the following:
- a CDS encoding ABC-F family ATP-binding cassette domain-containing protein, translated to MLTIDSLTYRIQGRTLMEDASATLAAGWKVGLIGRNGTGKSTLLRLIRESGDEADSAIRIGKAARLGWVAQEVEASDRTLLDETLAAHTERARLMEEAETVTDPQELADVHERLTAIDAWSGEARASTILTGLGFAQSDLSRACKEFSGGWRMRAALAGVLFAEPDLLLLDEPTNYLDLEGAAWLETYLKQYPHTVLLVSHDRELLNNSVTHILALENLKLFVHPGNYDSWQKKRAEQLAQLEAQKAKQDKERAHLQSFVDRFRAKASKATQAQSRIKMLERMQDIVIPLEARTHAFDFPTPEELASPLFVLDDAALGYAEGHPVLRGVHLRVDNDDRIAIVGANGQGKSTLVKSIAGRLKLLEGNRVAAPKVNVGYFSQDQLDELSAGDNALDHVRRLRPTATDGQVRSIVANIGFNRDKAETKVEKLSGGEKVRLLLGLMALQKPNIMILDEPTSHLDIDSREALIHALNDYEGAVLLITHDVYLAEATADRLWLVNEGRAAPYDGDLSDYRALVLAADKTRTDTPHAKFEPAPPPAPKRSESEIRRATADIRKRISAAEREMEKIRKELAGIDTELADPTLYDTDPKKAVALGKSRDRLNAALDTAEETWLAASEEFEAAASA